The Streptomyces capitiformicae genome contains the following window.
CACCGCGGCCGAACTCCTGGAAGACGCCCGGGGGAACGCGCGGTCGGCCCTGGGCGGTCTCCAGGTGCTGGACGAAGACCTCGATCGCGCGGCGGATGCCGATGAGGGCCATCGGCTCGCCGGAGTCGTCGAGGACGACGGGCAGATGCGGGTACTCGCGGCGGATCTCGCGCAGGATCTCGTCGGCCAGGGCGGGGGCCTCGGCCATGGCGATCGTGGCGAACTGCCGCACCTGCAGACGCGGCACGTCGTGCCAGGCGGAGCGTACGGTGACGGTTCCCGGGCGGCCGGTCACGTCTCAGCGCTCCTGGCCGGTGTTCTCGTACGTGATGAGTGGGGTGTTGGGCTGTTCCGGGGTCGCCTCGAGCAGCGCGACGATGCCGAGCGCGGCTCCCACGGCGAGCGCGGCGGCGGCCACCATGGTGAGGACGGCGGCGAGGAGTCTGGACATCGCAGGGTCAGCCTCTCTGTCGAAAGGTCGTCCCACCCAGGGCACCCCGCACCTCGTCCGGCCCAGTGTCAGCAATGCATTGACACTGCGTCAAGAGTCCGCCTACGGTTCCCGGCCCAGCGGGGTGCCGTACGGCCGGTGCTGTCCGGCCCCCTTGTCGCACGCGCACGATCCCCACAGCTCTGTGGAGGGATCGACCCTCCGCACGCCTACCCGAGTCGCACCTCCCAACGCCCCTGGAGTGCCCGGATGCGCCGTACAGCCTCACCTTTCTCCTTGATTCTGCTGGGTCTCGGGACCTTTCTGCTCGTGCTCGCGCCGCTGCTCGCGTGGTATGTGCAGCCGCGGGCGGCGGTGAACCCGATCGACATCGACACCACCGCCGTCTACACCGGCACGGGCAGCGTCTTCGACGTGGAGCAGGTGAAGACCGTGCCGGACCAGAAGATCACCGTGACCCAGCGGGTACGCGGTGACGTCGCCGACAGCAAGCGCGGCGGGGCCGCCGTCTGGGACGTGACGACCACGGTCGACACCGACAAGACGCTCCCGGCGGCCGACCCGCACGACGCGCTGGACTTCACCCCGCACCGCTGGGTCAGCGACCGCAAGACCAACCGGCCGGTGCACTGCTGCGACGAGAGGCCGTACATCGAGGGCGAGGCCTATCTGAAGTTCCCCTTCGACGTGCAGAAGCGCTCCTACCGCTGGTGGGACAACACGCTCGGCGCCACGGTGACGCTCCACTACGAGGGCCGCAAGAAGATCCGCGGCTACGAGGGGATGCGCTTCACGGCGAAGGTCCCGGCGACCAGGACCGGCACCCGGCTCGTCCCCGGCGCCCTCGTCGACGAGCCGAACCGGCCGCAGGTGCTCGCCGAGGAGTGGTACGCCAACCACGGTGTCGAACTCGTCGTCGACCAGAGCACGGGACGCGTGATCTACGCGCAGACCGGGCCGCGCCGCACCCTCCGCGCGCCGGGGGCGGAGGAGGACGCGGCGGTGCTGCTCGACGCGGAGAAGCTGGCGTTCACGCCGGCGACGCAGAAGTTCGCGGTCGAGCAGGCGGAGAAGGACAGCGGACTGCTGCGGCTGGTGGGGCGGACGGTGCCGATCGGTACCGCTGTGGCCGGTTTCGTCCTCGCCGTGGCGGGTGTCGTTCTGGTCGCGCGCGGGAGGCGGCGACCCGATACGCCCGAGTCATCCCAGGAACCGATCACGATGTGACAGGGCGTCAGCTCAACAAACCCCGGAAATTGTCACGCCGGTGAGTAGCAGCATCGAACCACGCGGCGAAAACTGTCCACCCCACCCGAGCACAGCCCACCCACACCTCGGTCCCAGAAGCCAACCCTCCCCCCACACACGATCGGAACATCCCTCACAGCGACCTTCTTGTCCCCGCTGAGTTCCGCACCCCGAGACGAGTTGGAGCACCCATGCCCCAGCACGTGCCGTTCTCGCTGGTCGACGCGTTTCCGCGTGGCGTCCGGCACCTTCCGGCAGGCGCCCCACCGCCGCGCCGAATCGTCTTCCTCGCCCGCCGTGACCTCGGTAATCCGGCGGCGGGGGGCTCCGAGCTCCTCGTCGACCGGCTCGCCACGGGTCTGACCCGGCTCGGTCACCAGGTCACGCTGCTGTGCGGCGGGCCCGCGGCCTACCGTGACTACCGGGTCGTGTCGGCGGGCGGTGACCTGAGCCATCATCTGCGGGCCAGGACCGCGTTCGCCCGGCAGGTCGGTGACTGCGATCTGCTGGTCGAGGTGTGCAACGGCATGCCGTATCTGGCGCCGTTGTGGCATCGCGGGCCCACGTTGTGCCTGGTCAACCATGTGCATACGGATCTTTGGCAGTTGCGGTTCGGTGGTCCGCTGGCGCCGGCCGCGCGGCTCGGGCGAAGACTCGAACACTGGGCGCTGACAGGGGCGCAGCGTCGCAACCTCGTGGTCGCGGTCTCCTCCTCCACCGCCACGGCGCTTCGCTCGATCGGCGTGGAGCGGGAGCGGATACGGGTCGTGCACAACGGGGTCGAGGAGCCGGGGCCTCGTGCCGAGCGGTCGCCCGAGCCGTTGTTCGTGGCGGTGGGGCGGCTGGTCGAGTACAAGCGGATCGATCTGTTGCTGCGGTTGTGGGAACGGGTGCGGCCGGTCACGGGTGGGCGGTTGGTGATCGTGGGTGACGGGCCCGAGCGTGGGCGGCTGGAGGCGATGGCCGGGCCGGGTGTCGAGTTCGCCGGGCATGTTTCCGAGGCCGAGAAGCATCGGCTGCTGTGCGCGGCTTGGTTGCTGCTGCACCCTTCGGCGGTCGAGGGGTGGGGGCTGGTCGTGACCGAGGCGGCTGTGCGGGAGACGCCGTCCGTTGCCTTTGATGTGCCCGGGTTACGGGATTCCGTGGTTGACGGGGAGACCGGGGTGCTGGTTCGGGGGGAGTCGTCGTTCGCTGCGGCCTGGTGCGCGCTTGCGTTGTCCACGGACAGGCGTGTGCTGATGGGGAAGGCGGCGCGGGAGCGGGCCGCGCATTACCGGTGGGGGCATACGGTTCGCCAGTTTCGGACGGTCGCTGAAGAGGCTGTGCGGGGTTGGGGGTCGTGAGCGCCAAAGGGGGTGCCTCGGCTGATGGACGGCGACTGCGGGTTCGCCGTGGCTTGTCGCGCCCACGCGGCGGAGCCGCAAATGTCACAGCCCCGCGCACCCTGAGGAGCGGCGGTTTCAAGGACCCCTCTCTGCGCCGCTCCATCACTCTCTTCCGGGCCTTCTTACGTGAGCAGGACGATCCCGAGTACTGCTACTCCCTTCTCGCTCGCGATGCCGTCGATCAGGTTGAGGCGTACGGCGGTCGGGTCGATGGCGGGACCATCGTTGACGTCGGCGGGGGTGCCGGGTACTTCACCGAGGAGTTTCGGCGGCGGGGAGCCCGCGCTTATCTCTTCGAACCCGATCTGCGGGAGCTCGGAGGCAAGCCGCCCGACGGGTCCGTGGTCGCCGACGGATATCTGTTGCCCCTCGCCGATGGCGTCGCTCACGTCACCTTCTCCTCCAATGTGCTGGAGCACGTCGCCGATCCGCCCACCTTCCTCAGTGAACTCATCCGCGTCACCCGGCCCGGTGGGCTGATCTACGTCTCGTTCACGAACTGGCTGTCCCCCTGGGGCGGGCATGAGTGGGCGCCCTGGCATTACCTGGGGGCGGAGCGGGCTCGGGCCCGTTATCGGCGGCGTACCGGGAAGGACGCCAAGCACACGCTCGGCGAGAACCTCTTCGCCGTGCACATCGGACGCACTCTGCGGCAGGTGCGCGGCCGGGACGACGTGACGGTCGTGTCGGCGCGCTCCCGCTACTGGCCGTTTCTCGCGGAGACCGTCGTGAAGGCGCCGGGGCTGCGTGAGTTCGCCACCTGGAACCTCCTTCTCATTCTTCGGCGGTGTCCACCATGACGAGCACGGTCCAGGCCCCACCCCCCGCGCCGGTACGGCCGACGGGCACGACCGAAGGACCTCCCGAGGGTCCTCGGTCGCGGCGCTGGCTGCTGGGGTTCTGGGCCGTGGTGTTCGTGTTGCTGGTCGCGGTGCAGCCGGGGCGGCAGACCTTCGACACCAAGCTGGGGGTGACCACCGATCCCTGGCAGTTCGTGGCCGATCTCGGTCAGTTGTGGCATGACCGGGGTGGGTTCGGCGGGATCCAGGATCAGTACGTCGGCTATCTGTGGCCGATGCTGCCGTACTACGGGCTGACCGATCTGGTCGGGCTGCCGGTGTGGCTCGCGGAGCGGTTGTGGATGTCGCTCATCGTGTCCGTGGCCTTCTGGGGTGCGCTGCGGCTGGCCGAGCGGCTGGGGGTGGGGAGCCGTTCGTCGAGGCTGCTCGCCGCTGCCGCGTACGCGTTGTGGCCCGTCTTCACCACCGTCGTCGGGTCCACCTCGGCGGCCGCGCTGCCGGGGGCCTTTCTGCCGTGGGTGCTGTTGCCGCTGACCAATGAGCGGTACAGCGCGCGGGTGGCCGCGCTGCGGTCGGCGGTCGTCATTCCGTTCATGGGTGGGGTCAACGCGGCCTCGACCCTGGCGTCGCTGTTGCCCGTCGGGTTGTATCTGCTCAGCCGGCCGCGCGGGGTCCGGCAGCGGAGGCTGATCCTCTGGTGGGTGCCGGGGGTGATCCTGGCGACCGCGTGGTGGGTCGTTCCGCTGTTGTTGCTCGGCATTCACGGCGAGAACTTCCTTCCCTACGTGGAGACTTCGCAGACGACCACGGCCACGATGTCGGCCACCGAGGCGTTGCGCGGCGCCGGTAACTGGGTGGGGTATCTGCACTTCGGTGAGGCCTGGCTGCCGGCCGGGTGGTCCGTCGCCGCCTCCGGGATCGTGATCGTGTGCTCGGCGCTCGCGGCGGGGCTGGGGCTGGCGGGGCTCGCCCGGCGGGACATGCCGGAGCGGCGGTGGCTGGTGCTGACCGTGCTGGTGGCAGCGCTCATCACACTTGCCGGGTACGGGGGTTCGTTCGGGGCGCCCTTCCACGGGGTGGTCCAGGACTGGCTGAACGGGGCGCTCGCGCCCTTCCGGAACATCTACAAGTTCCAGACGGGGGCGGCGCTCGCGCTCGTCCTCGGGCTGGCCCATCTGGTGGGCGTGGCCGCCCAGGCGCGCGGGGCCCGACGGGTGCGGGGGCGGCGGTTCGCTCCGCTGATCGCGGCCGTACTCGTCCTGCCCGGGCTGCTGTGGCCGTACCTCAACGGGTCGGTGCTGCAACCCGGTTCGTTCCAGGAGCTGCCCAAGTACTGGCAGGCCACCGCCGACTGGCTGGAGAAGTACTCCCCGGATTCGCGGGCGCTGGTCGTGCCCGCCACCGCGCACGGCATCTACACCTGGGGCTCCTCCATCGACCAGCCGCTCGACGTGCTCGCCGAGTCGCGCTGGGCCCAGCGTGACTACGTGCCCTTCGGCACCCCGGGCAACCGGCGTGCGATGGACGCCGTCGAGCAGGCGTTGCTGACGGGCGGCGAAGTCCCGGGGCTCGCCGACTACTTGAGCCGGGCCGGCCTGTACTACGTCGTCGTACGCAATGATCTGGACCCCGACCAGGTCGGCCAGGTGCCGACCACGACCGTGAAACGGGCCCTGGAGCAGTCCGGGTACGAGCGGGTCAAGGGGCTGGGGCCGCTGATGACCGGCGGACGGATCGCCGAGGACACCCCGCTCCAGGTCGAGGGGCTGTACCCGCGACAGCGGGCCGTCGAGATCTACCGGCCGGCCGAGGACGTGCCGCGGCCCGGGCAGGCCGGGCTGAAGGCGATCGCCGACACCGCGGTCGTCTCCGGTGGCCCCGAGTCGCTGTTGCCGCTCGCCGCCGATCCGTCGCTGCGCGACCGGGCCACCGTGCTGACCGGCGACAACCATCCCGGGCTCGGCACCCCGGCGGTGCAGATCGTCGGCGACGGGCTGCGCCTCGC
Protein-coding sequences here:
- a CDS encoding class I SAM-dependent methyltransferase codes for the protein MRSGGFKDPSLRRSITLFRAFLREQDDPEYCYSLLARDAVDQVEAYGGRVDGGTIVDVGGGAGYFTEEFRRRGARAYLFEPDLRELGGKPPDGSVVADGYLLPLADGVAHVTFSSNVLEHVADPPTFLSELIRVTRPGGLIYVSFTNWLSPWGGHEWAPWHYLGAERARARYRRRTGKDAKHTLGENLFAVHIGRTLRQVRGRDDVTVVSARSRYWPFLAETVVKAPGLREFATWNLLLILRRCPP
- a CDS encoding DUF3068 domain-containing protein yields the protein MRRTASPFSLILLGLGTFLLVLAPLLAWYVQPRAAVNPIDIDTTAVYTGTGSVFDVEQVKTVPDQKITVTQRVRGDVADSKRGGAAVWDVTTTVDTDKTLPAADPHDALDFTPHRWVSDRKTNRPVHCCDERPYIEGEAYLKFPFDVQKRSYRWWDNTLGATVTLHYEGRKKIRGYEGMRFTAKVPATRTGTRLVPGALVDEPNRPQVLAEEWYANHGVELVVDQSTGRVIYAQTGPRRTLRAPGAEEDAAVLLDAEKLAFTPATQKFAVEQAEKDSGLLRLVGRTVPIGTAVAGFVLAVAGVVLVARGRRRPDTPESSQEPITM
- a CDS encoding glycosyltransferase family 4 protein, giving the protein MPQHVPFSLVDAFPRGVRHLPAGAPPPRRIVFLARRDLGNPAAGGSELLVDRLATGLTRLGHQVTLLCGGPAAYRDYRVVSAGGDLSHHLRARTAFARQVGDCDLLVEVCNGMPYLAPLWHRGPTLCLVNHVHTDLWQLRFGGPLAPAARLGRRLEHWALTGAQRRNLVVAVSSSTATALRSIGVERERIRVVHNGVEEPGPRAERSPEPLFVAVGRLVEYKRIDLLLRLWERVRPVTGGRLVIVGDGPERGRLEAMAGPGVEFAGHVSEAEKHRLLCAAWLLLHPSAVEGWGLVVTEAAVRETPSVAFDVPGLRDSVVDGETGVLVRGESSFAAAWCALALSTDRRVLMGKAARERAAHYRWGHTVRQFRTVAEEAVRGWGS